The following proteins are encoded in a genomic region of Caminicella sporogenes DSM 14501:
- a CDS encoding bacteriohemerythrin, translating into MFKWKDAFSVNVAEIDKQHKKLIEIGSKLAHILSLKDDIDHYDEIMEILENLKEYTVYHFNYEEELMKKYGFEGLKAHEREHQAFVDKIIELTTKDIDDNQKKVTMDMLIFIADWIENHILKTDHKYKDFFNEKGIF; encoded by the coding sequence ATGTTTAAATGGAAGGATGCCTTTAGTGTAAATGTAGCTGAAATTGATAAACAACATAAAAAATTAATTGAAATTGGTTCAAAATTAGCTCATATTCTTTCTTTAAAGGATGATATTGACCATTATGATGAAATAATGGAAATACTTGAAAATTTAAAAGAATATACAGTATATCATTTCAATTATGAAGAAGAACTTATGAAAAAATATGGTTTTGAAGGATTAAAAGCACATGAAAGAGAACATCAGGCTTTTGTGGATAAAATAATTGAATTAACAACTAAAGATATAGATGATAATCAAAAGAAAGTAACAATGGACATGCTCATATTTATAGCTGATTGGATAGAAAATCATATTTTAAAGACAGACCATAAATATAAAGACTTTTTTAATGAAAAAGGAATTTTTTAA
- a CDS encoding amino acid ABC transporter ATP-binding protein yields MIKVFNLDKKFGDLHVLKGINEHIKKGEVVVIIGPSGSGKSTFLRCLNLLEEPTGGEILFEGVSITDNNKDINKLRQKMGMVFQDFNLFPHMTVLENITLAPIKVKKMQKEEAEKIAFDLLERVGLKDKAFSYPKQLSGGQKQRIAIARALAMSPDVMLFDEPTSALDPEMVGEVLEVMKDLVAEGMTMVVVTHEMGFAREVATRVLFMDKGQVIEQGCPKKIFNNPEHSRTKEFLAKIL; encoded by the coding sequence GTGATAAAGGTATTTAATTTGGATAAAAAATTTGGGGATTTACATGTTTTAAAGGGAATAAATGAACATATAAAAAAAGGTGAAGTAGTAGTTATAATAGGACCTAGCGGTTCAGGAAAGAGTACTTTTTTAAGATGTCTTAATCTTTTAGAAGAACCTACTGGTGGAGAAATATTATTTGAAGGAGTTTCAATTACGGATAATAATAAAGATATTAATAAATTGAGACAAAAAATGGGAATGGTTTTTCAAGATTTTAATCTTTTTCCACATATGACGGTACTAGAAAATATAACTTTAGCACCTATAAAAGTAAAAAAAATGCAGAAAGAAGAAGCGGAAAAAATTGCATTTGATTTGCTTGAGAGAGTTGGTTTAAAGGATAAAGCTTTTAGTTATCCTAAACAATTGTCAGGAGGTCAAAAACAGAGAATTGCTATAGCTAGAGCTTTAGCAATGTCTCCAGATGTTATGCTGTTTGATGAACCAACATCAGCTCTTGACCCTGAAATGGTTGGAGAAGTTTTAGAAGTAATGAAAGATTTAGTTGCTGAGGGAATGACTATGGTAGTAGTTACTCATGAAATGGGATTTGCTAGAGAAGTTGCTACAAGGGTTTTATTTATGGATAAAGGACAAGTTATTGAACAAGGATGTCCTAAAAAAATATTTAACAATCCAGAACATTCTAGGACAAAAGAATTTTTAGCAAAGATATTATAG
- a CDS encoding amino acid ABC transporter permease: MKLSILMKYHMFYLIGVKNTILLAVFSVTFGLIIGIILSLMKISNNKFLNAISTAYIEFFRGTPLLVQVYIIFYGLPIDLPKFTAGILALSLNSGAYVSEIFRSGIQAIDKGQMEAARSLGMSYKMAMRYIIIPQAIKNVLPALGNEFIVVIKESAIVSVIGIHELMYNAQTVRGNTYSPFLPLFFAALIYLFMTSILSKLMSRLERRLRAGDKGI, translated from the coding sequence ATGAAACTTAGTATTTTGATGAAGTATCATATGTTTTACTTAATTGGTGTAAAAAATACAATACTGCTTGCAGTATTTTCAGTAACTTTTGGACTTATAATAGGTATTATTTTATCTCTTATGAAAATATCAAATAATAAATTTTTAAATGCTATATCAACAGCATATATAGAATTTTTTAGGGGGACACCACTTTTAGTTCAAGTATATATTATCTTTTATGGGTTGCCTATTGATTTACCTAAATTTACAGCAGGTATTTTAGCACTGTCATTAAATAGCGGTGCTTATGTATCAGAAATTTTTAGAAGTGGTATACAAGCCATAGATAAAGGACAGATGGAAGCTGCAAGGTCATTAGGTATGAGTTATAAGATGGCCATGAGATATATAATTATTCCTCAGGCTATAAAGAATGTACTGCCAGCACTTGGTAATGAATTTATAGTGGTAATAAAAGAATCTGCAATAGTTTCTGTAATAGGTATTCATGAACTTATGTATAATGCTCAAACTGTAAGGGGCAACACATATAGTCCTTTCCTACCACTGTTTTTTGCTGCGCTGATATATCTATTTATGACATCTATTTTGTCAAAGTTAATGAGCAGATTGGAAAGGAGGTTGCGTGCAGGTGATAAAGGTATTTAA
- a CDS encoding transporter substrate-binding domain-containing protein: MLKKIGKKFITVLLIGVMLFSFTACQKGVSSENNSDKEVKKVSKLETIKKAGKLVVGTSADYPPYEFHYVNNGKDEIVGFDIAIANEIAKDLGVELEIEDIGFDGLLAALKGDKVDIVIAGMTPTEERKKSVDFSKVYYKAVQSVLVGSKDVDKFKTIDDLTGKVIGVQKGTIQEELAKTQIKDAKIESLTSIADLILQLKNGKVDAVIAEAPVAKAYAKNIDGIEVSSIQLETDDNGSAVAVNKGNEDLVEAINKTLDKLMSENKIEEFVLEAIKLSEENQQ, encoded by the coding sequence ATGTTGAAAAAGATAGGAAAAAAATTCATTACAGTATTACTTATTGGTGTGATGCTTTTTAGTTTTACTGCTTGTCAAAAAGGAGTAAGTAGTGAAAATAATTCTGATAAAGAAGTTAAAAAAGTTTCTAAACTTGAAACTATAAAGAAAGCAGGAAAACTTGTAGTTGGTACTAGTGCTGACTATCCTCCATATGAGTTTCATTATGTAAATAATGGAAAAGATGAAATTGTAGGATTTGATATAGCTATTGCAAATGAAATAGCAAAAGATTTAGGGGTAGAGTTAGAAATAGAAGATATAGGATTTGATGGTCTATTAGCTGCATTAAAAGGCGATAAGGTGGATATTGTTATTGCAGGTATGACACCTACAGAAGAGAGAAAAAAGAGTGTAGATTTTTCAAAAGTATATTATAAAGCAGTTCAAAGTGTATTAGTTGGTTCTAAAGATGTAGATAAATTTAAAACAATTGATGACTTAACAGGTAAAGTTATTGGAGTACAAAAAGGAACTATACAGGAAGAATTAGCAAAGACACAAATAAAAGATGCAAAGATAGAGTCACTTACATCTATAGCTGATTTAATTTTACAGTTAAAGAATGGCAAAGTAGATGCTGTGATTGCTGAAGCTCCTGTTGCTAAGGCATATGCTAAAAATATTGACGGTATAGAGGTTTCAAGTATACAATTAGAAACTGATGATAACGGTTCAGCTGTAGCTGTTAATAAAGGTAATGAAGATTTGGTAGAAGCTATAAATAAAACGTTAGATAAACTTATGAGTGAAAATAAAATAGAAGAATTTGTTTTGGAAGCTATTAAGTTATCAGAAGAAAATCAACAATAA
- a CDS encoding Crp/Fnr family transcriptional regulator translates to MNSLVQKLKKSKLFTSFNDEKLSILLDSISYEIKIYNKNQIIAFEGEPISKIGIILKGCVDVQKSYPSGKLVSVKRLYEGDTFGDVIVFSKKEEYPSTLLSMDGTEIIFISKEVIIELCYENKEFLIKFIEEISNQVVYLSDKLKNISYYTIRRKIANYLIEEYKKQGTLKLQIDISRKEMAEKFCVTRPALSNELMQMRKNGWISYDRKSITIKDIFIIESLLT, encoded by the coding sequence ATGAATAGTTTGGTTCAAAAATTAAAAAAAAGCAAATTATTTACATCTTTTAATGATGAAAAACTATCCATTTTATTAGATTCTATTAGTTATGAAATAAAAATATATAATAAAAATCAAATTATTGCTTTTGAAGGGGAACCTATTTCTAAAATAGGCATTATTTTAAAAGGTTGTGTTGATGTTCAAAAATCTTATCCTTCTGGAAAATTAGTAAGTGTGAAGAGGTTATATGAAGGTGATACTTTTGGAGATGTAATTGTATTTTCCAAAAAAGAAGAGTATCCCTCTACATTGTTATCAATGGACGGAACGGAAATTATTTTTATATCGAAAGAAGTAATCATAGAACTTTGTTATGAAAACAAAGAATTTCTTATTAAGTTTATTGAAGAAATTTCGAATCAAGTGGTTTATTTAAGTGATAAGCTAAAAAATATATCTTATTATACAATACGAAGAAAAATAGCAAATTATCTTATTGAAGAATATAAAAAACAGGGGACTTTGAAATTACAAATAGATATTTCGAGAAAAGAAATGGCAGAAAAATTTTGTGTAACAAGACCAGCTCTTTCAAATGAATTAATGCAAATGCGAAAAAATGGCTGGATTAGTTATGATCGAAAAAGCATAACTATTAAAGATATATTTATTATTGAATCTTTGTTAACTTAA
- a CDS encoding efflux RND transporter permease subunit: MNLGEFSLKNKYLIFSLTIAIVLFGIYSRITIKTQLSPDTASPMATVITQYPGASAQDVVKDIIEPMEDEFGKLEGISKIKSTAQDNRAIIQLEFEYGVNIDEATIDIQNSINRIKGLLPSSMKEPKILKISSADKPIMTLSLSSDSLNLEMIREIAENKLSYVLQSTEGVASVDIFGGYKSEIQIKLDKNKINAYGLTIEKVASLLSLNNIQSPGGKIIDKNKEIIIRIDERFKSIDDIKRFRINLKDGNFIYLDEIADIKLSIEELKSTYRLNGEEAIALMIIKKSNANTVETINNLKIEIEKLKLKYPHIKFKIAQDDSIFTNQMVDNMISSVLIAIILTILIIILFISKLSESFVVSISMPLVFLSTLGLMKVFGMKLDLVTLSALILSIGIVVDDSIVVVENVIRHYDEFNKDIVRATIDATGEITLATMAGTSTTLIVLIPLLFIEGFVGQMFGPLSTTLIFALLTSVAISLTIVPLFIAIFNKFKFVKLERKIKIVTDKFGRLMDKLLDFYVKLLRKAINYKIKTYIIIIILMIVSVGALFNKGIEMLPKFDSGVTYISIEMVPGTTLEETQMAVAYIEDILSEEKNVINFDTQIGYEEDSSILSDFGVMGTNQALITVNLNTRKERKESIWEFQERIRKKIAVIPNIQRFVVKEQGATASSSSQAPIDVRISGPDQEILYHFASEFECKLKNVEGITNIYKSFNMDNLQLNIEMNKERIQELGLSSVEVSKQIMNAIDGMKATSMDIGELNDVDIRVEYMDQYNQSIEDLMDMHINTPMGVKVPIRDIAAINISKRANVVTKEDLEYTIDILAYTHDRAFSKIVKDINKLIANFPLPEEYEIELTGDQESLSESMRDMIFLLALSIIFVYLLLVPQFKSFIHPITIMAAIPLVFIGVAPALILTGKYISMPVLLGFILLAGTVINNSILLIDKIIVNRNNSIPIEEAVVLAVKSRYRAIMMTALSDVAGMLPLALQLALGSERFSPLAITVIGGIISATFMTMVIIPLIYISFESIKVKIRCKFE; this comes from the coding sequence ATGAACTTGGGTGAATTTTCTTTAAAAAATAAATATCTTATTTTCTCCTTAACAATAGCAATAGTATTATTTGGGATTTATTCAAGAATCACAATTAAAACACAACTATCACCCGATACAGCTTCGCCTATGGCGACAGTAATTACACAGTATCCGGGGGCATCAGCACAGGATGTTGTAAAAGACATCATAGAGCCTATGGAAGACGAGTTTGGAAAATTGGAAGGTATATCAAAAATTAAATCTACAGCTCAAGATAATAGGGCAATTATACAGTTAGAATTTGAATATGGAGTAAATATTGATGAAGCGACAATAGATATTCAAAACAGTATTAATCGAATAAAAGGGTTGTTACCTAGTAGTATGAAAGAACCAAAGATTTTAAAGATTAGTTCTGCAGATAAACCTATTATGACCTTAAGTTTAAGTAGTGATTCTTTGAATTTGGAGATGATACGAGAAATAGCTGAAAATAAGCTCAGTTATGTTTTACAATCTACAGAGGGTGTAGCTTCTGTTGATATATTTGGAGGTTATAAATCAGAGATTCAAATAAAATTAGATAAAAATAAGATAAATGCCTATGGTCTTACAATAGAGAAAGTGGCTTCTTTACTATCATTAAATAATATACAGTCTCCTGGCGGTAAAATTATAGATAAAAATAAGGAGATTATAATAAGAATTGATGAAAGATTTAAATCGATTGATGATATAAAAAGGTTTAGAATTAATTTAAAGGATGGAAATTTTATTTATCTTGACGAAATAGCAGATATTAAATTGTCCATAGAGGAATTAAAAAGTACATATCGATTAAATGGTGAAGAAGCTATCGCATTAATGATCATAAAAAAAAGTAATGCAAATACAGTAGAAACTATAAATAATTTAAAAATAGAGATTGAAAAATTAAAGTTAAAGTATCCGCATATTAAATTTAAAATAGCCCAAGATGATTCAATTTTTACAAACCAAATGGTTGATAACATGATTTCGAGTGTTCTTATAGCTATAATATTAACCATACTTATTATTATTTTGTTTATTTCAAAATTAAGTGAGTCTTTTGTTGTTTCAATCTCTATGCCCTTGGTTTTTTTAAGTACATTGGGATTAATGAAAGTATTTGGAATGAAACTTGACTTAGTAACACTTTCGGCTTTAATCTTAAGTATAGGTATAGTTGTTGATGATTCTATCGTTGTTGTTGAAAATGTCATTAGACATTATGATGAATTTAATAAAGACATTGTTAGAGCAACTATTGACGCTACAGGTGAAATAACACTAGCAACTATGGCAGGCACATCGACTACATTGATTGTATTAATTCCACTGTTGTTTATTGAAGGATTTGTAGGTCAGATGTTTGGACCATTGTCGACAACTTTAATTTTTGCATTGCTGACATCAGTAGCAATATCACTTACGATTGTTCCTTTGTTTATAGCTATATTTAACAAATTTAAATTTGTCAAATTAGAAAGAAAGATTAAAATTGTCACTGATAAATTTGGAAGATTAATGGATAAACTTCTTGATTTTTATGTCAAATTATTGAGAAAAGCTATAAATTATAAAATAAAAACATATATCATTATTATAATTTTAATGATTGTCAGTGTAGGAGCTTTATTTAATAAAGGGATTGAAATGTTACCAAAGTTTGATAGTGGAGTTACGTATATTTCAATTGAAATGGTTCCAGGTACAACACTTGAAGAAACCCAAATGGCTGTGGCATATATTGAGGATATACTTAGTGAAGAAAAAAATGTTATCAATTTTGATACACAAATTGGATATGAAGAAGATAGTAGCATACTGAGTGATTTCGGGGTAATGGGAACTAACCAAGCATTAATTACTGTAAATTTGAACACAAGAAAGGAACGTAAAGAATCTATTTGGGAATTTCAAGAGAGAATTAGAAAAAAGATAGCTGTAATTCCCAATATACAAAGATTTGTTGTCAAGGAACAGGGTGCAACGGCAAGTAGTAGTTCACAGGCACCGATAGATGTAAGAATCAGTGGACCAGATCAAGAAATCTTATATCATTTTGCAAGTGAATTTGAATGTAAACTAAAAAATGTTGAAGGAATTACAAATATTTACAAGAGTTTTAATATGGATAATCTTCAGTTGAACATAGAAATGAATAAGGAAAGAATCCAAGAATTGGGACTTAGTAGTGTAGAAGTATCAAAGCAGATTATGAATGCTATAGATGGTATGAAAGCCACATCCATGGATATTGGAGAGTTGAATGATGTTGATATTAGAGTAGAGTATATGGACCAATATAATCAATCAATAGAAGATCTAATGGATATGCATATTAATACACCAATGGGGGTTAAGGTGCCGATTAGAGATATTGCAGCGATAAATATTAGTAAAAGAGCTAATGTCGTTACAAAAGAAGATTTAGAGTATACTATAGATATTTTAGCTTATACCCATGATAGAGCTTTTAGTAAAATTGTAAAAGACATCAATAAATTGATAGCGAATTTTCCATTGCCAGAAGAATATGAAATTGAGCTTACAGGAGATCAAGAATCTTTATCAGAATCAATGAGAGATATGATTTTTTTATTGGCATTATCAATTATTTTTGTGTATCTATTACTTGTACCGCAGTTTAAATCTTTTATTCATCCAATAACTATTATGGCGGCAATTCCATTGGTATTTATTGGAGTAGCTCCTGCTTTGATATTAACCGGCAAATATATTTCGATGCCAGTACTATTAGGATTTATTTTACTTGCAGGGACAGTAATTAATAACTCAATTCTGCTTATTGATAAAATAATTGTAAATAGAAATAATTCTATACCAATTGAAGAAGCTGTTGTATTAGCTGTAAAATCTAGATACAGGGCAATTATGATGACAGCACTTTCTGATGTTGCAGGTATGCTTCCATTGGCATTACAGCTTGCATTGGGCTCTGAAAGATTTTCACCACTCGCAATTACTGTTATTGGAGGAATAATATCAGCAACTTTTATGACTATGGTTATCATTCCATTAATCTATATCAGTTTTGAAAGTATTAAAGTGAAAATCCGTTGTAAGTTTGAATGA
- a CDS encoding efflux RND transporter periplasmic adaptor subunit, whose protein sequence is MKRKKTIVIFVLAISIVMMLFSIIAGKNINKTDSEDVYDKSLGIATELITAQRGKLIEEIKYIGTIDSEKSIILSPIISSDVSLLNVKEGDRVEKGDLIAKLDDSSLIQKLETNLKKLETAKENFNYLNKEVSQYFEFDPIIKEIEKMKLDFKYLSEDEEEYRILLENGAISKNDYDKIKHEKDRLEIQIKELEASSRDKFNKLEHERDISQMQLKELQAMINEIKKEIEETEIIAPRAGIIRKLYYEEGDLAIAGKPFAVIDENSFVAKVNITETDLKKISNETKVILQLADDRKVEARISKFPTIINPSTRICEVEIKIPEIEENQNIIIGSSIEVDFIINEVEGNIILPKEAIKKLGNKNIVYVFEDGKVREQAIEIGIEVDDKVQVLSGIDVNEKIAYKNLTKLYNGAKVYIFKGRGDN, encoded by the coding sequence ATGAAGAGGAAGAAAACTATTGTCATATTTGTGCTAGCAATAAGTATTGTTATGATGCTTTTTTCTATTATTGCTGGAAAGAATATAAATAAAACCGATTCAGAAGATGTTTATGATAAAAGTTTGGGAATAGCTACGGAGTTAATTACGGCCCAAAGGGGTAAGTTGATTGAAGAAATAAAGTATATTGGAACAATTGATTCTGAAAAATCTATAATTTTATCTCCAATAATCAGTTCAGATGTTAGTTTACTAAATGTTAAAGAAGGGGATAGAGTAGAAAAAGGTGATTTGATAGCAAAGTTGGATGATAGTAGTCTTATTCAAAAATTAGAAACGAATTTAAAAAAACTAGAAACGGCAAAAGAAAATTTTAATTATTTAAATAAAGAAGTTAGCCAATATTTTGAATTTGATCCTATTATAAAAGAAATTGAAAAAATGAAATTAGACTTTAAATATTTAAGTGAAGATGAAGAAGAATATCGAATTTTGCTTGAAAACGGTGCTATATCTAAAAATGACTACGATAAAATTAAACATGAAAAAGATAGACTGGAGATACAAATAAAGGAATTAGAAGCAAGTTCTAGGGATAAATTCAATAAATTAGAACATGAAAGAGATATAAGTCAAATGCAATTAAAAGAGTTGCAGGCTATGATAAATGAAATTAAAAAAGAGATTGAGGAAACAGAAATAATAGCTCCTAGGGCGGGTATTATTAGAAAACTTTATTATGAAGAAGGTGATTTAGCTATTGCTGGAAAACCATTTGCAGTTATAGATGAAAATAGTTTTGTAGCGAAGGTAAATATTACTGAGACTGATTTAAAAAAAATTAGTAATGAGACGAAAGTTATATTGCAATTGGCAGATGATAGGAAAGTTGAAGCAAGAATTAGTAAATTTCCAACTATTATTAATCCGAGTACAAGAATCTGTGAAGTTGAAATTAAAATTCCTGAAATTGAGGAAAACCAGAATATTATAATAGGTTCAAGTATTGAAGTAGATTTTATTATAAATGAAGTAGAAGGGAATATTATTCTACCAAAGGAAGCAATCAAGAAATTGGGTAATAAAAATATAGTATATGTTTTTGAAGATGGTAAAGTAAGAGAACAAGCTATTGAAATAGGTATTGAAGTTGATGATAAAGTCCAAGTTCTTTCAGGAATTGATGTCAATGAAAAAATTGCCTATAAAAATTTAACGAAGTTATATAATGGTGCAAAAGTATATATTTTCAAAGGGAGAGGAGATAACTAA
- a CDS encoding methyl-accepting chemotaxis protein, which produces MNILQNFKLKNKIIILAAFLIFVYSGLIGIYIIPVVTKSIKEQTAKKLENLVELPYSIVEKYYQEYKQGKITEKEAKELAINSIKELRYNEKDYFWINDYNSIMLMHPTKPELIGKNLSNLEDPDGKKFIKDMVEIVKKNGSGFIIYKWSKPGKEEPQPKMSYVKGFKPWQWVIGTGIYIDDLKEIQSGIINKIIIISSIIFILSIVFVGIIIIPLNKTLKKILIHTNKFSKYDFTELIDIEQKDELGSISKEFNNVIISLKTIIENIQQTSDVINDSAEKTENYTNDLNVSAKKASEITEGLAAVMEETAASTHEVNYTIEEIKHAIDSIAARATEGALTSGDISKRANNLKQDAVNSSKKVNNIYKEVKEKLESAIDKSKSVEQINILSNSILEITAQTNLLALNAAIEAARAGEAGRGFAVVADEIRKLAEQSSKTVTDIQKTVEIVNSSVSNLADSAQQILEFIDKDVLEDYTKLIKIADQYNKDAETFNSIMMDFSATSEELSASITNIAETINEISKASNEGAEGVDNIAYMTANIAEKINHVKNLAENNSIYIENLRKLTSKFKI; this is translated from the coding sequence ATGAATATTTTACAAAATTTCAAACTTAAAAACAAAATAATAATTTTAGCAGCTTTTTTAATATTTGTATATTCTGGTTTAATAGGAATTTATATTATACCTGTAGTTACCAAATCAATAAAAGAACAAACAGCAAAAAAATTAGAAAATTTAGTCGAATTACCTTACAGCATTGTAGAAAAATATTATCAAGAATATAAACAAGGAAAAATAACTGAAAAAGAAGCAAAAGAACTGGCTATAAATAGTATAAAAGAACTGAGATATAATGAAAAAGACTATTTTTGGATAAATGATTATAATTCCATCATGTTAATGCATCCTACAAAACCTGAACTAATAGGAAAAAATTTAAGTAATCTTGAAGACCCCGATGGCAAGAAATTTATAAAAGACATGGTAGAAATTGTTAAGAAAAATGGCTCAGGATTTATAATTTATAAGTGGTCTAAACCAGGAAAAGAAGAACCTCAACCTAAAATGTCATATGTTAAAGGATTTAAACCTTGGCAATGGGTTATAGGTACAGGAATTTATATTGATGATTTAAAAGAAATACAGTCAGGAATTATTAATAAAATAATAATTATATCTTCAATCATATTTATTCTTTCAATTGTATTTGTAGGAATTATAATTATTCCACTAAATAAAACCCTTAAAAAAATACTTATACACACAAACAAATTTTCAAAATACGATTTTACAGAATTAATTGATATTGAACAAAAAGATGAACTTGGTTCTATAAGTAAAGAATTTAATAACGTAATAATTAGTTTAAAAACTATTATAGAAAATATACAACAAACGTCAGATGTCATAAATGACAGTGCTGAAAAAACAGAAAATTATACAAATGATTTAAATGTAAGTGCAAAAAAAGCTTCAGAAATTACAGAAGGGCTTGCAGCAGTAATGGAAGAAACAGCTGCCTCAACTCATGAAGTAAATTATACTATTGAAGAAATAAAACATGCTATTGACTCAATAGCTGCAAGAGCAACAGAAGGTGCATTGACATCAGGCGATATAAGTAAACGAGCAAATAATTTAAAACAAGATGCCGTCAATTCAAGTAAAAAAGTTAATAACATATATAAAGAAGTAAAAGAAAAACTAGAATCTGCAATTGATAAATCAAAATCAGTTGAGCAAATTAATATACTTTCAAATTCTATATTAGAAATTACTGCTCAAACTAATTTACTTGCTTTAAATGCAGCTATTGAAGCAGCAAGAGCAGGAGAAGCTGGAAGGGGTTTTGCCGTTGTGGCAGATGAAATTAGAAAATTAGCTGAACAATCTTCTAAAACAGTTACTGACATTCAAAAAACAGTTGAAATTGTTAATTCTTCCGTATCAAATTTAGCTGATAGTGCACAGCAAATACTAGAATTTATAGACAAAGATGTTCTAGAAGATTATACAAAATTAATTAAAATTGCAGATCAATATAATAAAGATGCAGAAACATTTAATAGCATTATGATGGATTTTAGTGCTACTTCAGAAGAATTAAGTGCTTCTATTACTAATATAGCCGAAACTATTAATGAAATTTCTAAAGCTTCTAACGAGGGTGCTGAAGGAGTAGATAACATTGCATATATGACAGCAAATATTGCTGAAAAAATTAATCATGTAAAAAATTTAGCAGAAAACAATTCAATTTACATAGAAAACTTAAGAAAATTAACTTCAAAATTTAAAATTTAA
- a CDS encoding P1 family peptidase, with amino-acid sequence MVKRIRDYGIRIGRLKTGEKNKITDVKGIKVGHVTLNHGNIKTGVTAILPHDGNLFKEKVIAASYVLNGFGKTIGTIQINELGTIETPIILTNTLSIGIAAEALIEYMLKNNKDIGYTTGTINPVVCECNDGFLNDIRGMHIKKEHIFEAINNACENFEEGAVGAGTGMSCFSLKGGIGSASRRFYIKDKEYIIGALVLSNFGVKEDFLLDGRKAGELIKKIDKRTESQKEKGSIIVILATDAPMSERQLKRLCKRGGAGIIRTGSYLGNGSGDIIIAFTTKNKINHYEQDGEISIKILNDNMIDIAFRGAVEAVEEAILNSLICAETTEGRDGNIRYSLKNYIEKII; translated from the coding sequence ATGGTTAAAAGAATAAGAGACTACGGTATAAGAATTGGAAGACTTAAAACAGGTGAAAAAAACAAAATAACTGATGTGAAGGGAATCAAAGTTGGACATGTAACCTTAAATCATGGAAATATTAAAACTGGAGTTACAGCAATTCTACCTCATGATGGTAATTTATTCAAAGAAAAAGTTATAGCAGCAAGTTATGTTTTAAATGGATTTGGTAAAACGATAGGTACTATTCAAATAAATGAACTTGGTACTATCGAAACACCGATAATATTAACAAATACATTAAGCATAGGAATAGCTGCTGAAGCATTAATTGAATATATGCTTAAAAATAACAAAGATATAGGATATACAACAGGAACTATAAATCCTGTAGTATGTGAATGTAATGATGGTTTTTTAAATGATATAAGAGGAATGCATATTAAAAAAGAACATATTTTCGAGGCTATTAATAATGCATGTGAAAATTTTGAAGAGGGAGCTGTCGGTGCTGGAACAGGTATGAGCTGCTTTTCACTTAAGGGTGGCATAGGTTCAGCTTCAAGAAGGTTCTATATAAAAGATAAAGAGTATATAATAGGTGCGCTTGTTTTATCAAATTTTGGTGTTAAGGAAGATTTCCTGCTTGATGGAAGAAAAGCAGGGGAATTAATTAAAAAAATAGATAAAAGGACTGAAAGTCAAAAAGAAAAAGGCTCAATAATAGTCATACTTGCAACTGATGCTCCAATGTCTGAAAGACAATTAAAGAGGTTGTGTAAAAGGGGAGGAGCAGGAATTATTAGGACAGGTTCTTACCTAGGAAATGGGAGCGGAGATATTATAATTGCATTTACTACTAAAAATAAGATTAATCATTACGAGCAAGATGGTGAAATAAGTATTAAAATATTAAATGATAATATGATAGATATTGCTTTTAGAGGTGCAGTCGAGGCAGTTGAAGAAGCAATATTAAATTCTCTTATATGTGCAGAAACAACAGAAGGCAGAGATGGAAATATAAGGTATTCGTTGAAAAATTATATTGAAAAGATAATTTAA